One Helicobacter pylori genomic window, AAGGTGGTTGTGGCGTGGATGCCTTTTGTGTTGCTCACGATTACGATCATCATATGGACGCAACCCTGGTTTAAAGCGCTCTTTAAAGAAGGTGGGGCGTTGGCGTTTTCTAGCTTTGCGTTTGAATTTAATTCTATCAGTCAAAAGATTTTTAAAACCGTTCCCATTGTTACTGAAGCGACCAATTTTCCTGTGGTGTTCAAACTCCCTTTGATTTTAACGACAGGCACTTCCATTTTTTTAGCCGCTCTTTTAAGCGTGTTTTTGTTGCGCGTGAAAATCAGCGATGCGATAGGGGTGTTTGGGGCTACTTTAAAAGAAATGCGTTTGCCGATTTTAACCATTGGCGTGGTTTTAGCGTTCGCGTATGTGGCTAATTATAGCGGCATGAGCGCTACGCTCGCTTTAGCGTTAGCGGATACTGGGCATGTTTTCACTTTCTTTTCGCCTGTTGTAGGCTGGCTTGGGGTGTTTTTAACCGGAAGCGATACAAGTTCTAATCTTTTATTTGGCTCTTTGCAAATGCTCATCGCTACACAGCTTGGCTTGCCTGAAGTGCTTTTCTTAGCGGCCAACACTTCAGGGGGCGTTGTGGGTAAAATGATAAGCCCTCAAAGTATCGCTATCGCTTGCGCGGCGGTGGGGTTAGTGGGGAAAGAGAGCGAATTGTTCAGATTTACAGTAAAATACTCTATCGCTTTGGCAATCATTATGGGGATTGTCTTCACTCTTATTGCTTATGTCTTCCCCTTTATTATCCCCATCATTCCTAAATAAGGGGGTTTTTAAAGAGAACTAGCACTAAGAGAATATTTTTAAAAAGGGATTTTTTAGTGCTAGAATTTCATCAAGTTTATGACCCTTTGGGTAATATTTGGCTGAGCGCTCTTGTAGCCTTATTGCCGATTTTATTATTTTTCTTATCTTTAATGGTTTTTAAACTCAAAGGTTATACAGCGGCCTTTTTGAGCGTGGCCCTGTCAGCCATTATTGCGGTTTTAGTGTATAAAATGCCTGTTAGCATGGTGGGTTCAAGCTTTCTTTATGGCTTTCTCTATGGCTTATGGCCGATCGCTTGGATCATCATTGCAGCGATTTTTTTATACAAACTCAGCGTTAAATCCGGCTATTTTGAAATCTTAAAAGAAAGCGTCCAGTCCATCACTTTAGATCACCGCATTTTAGTGATTTTGATTGGCTTTTGTTTTGGCTCATTTTTAGAAGGGGCGATCGGCTTTGGAGGGCCTATTGCCATCACAGCGGCGATTTTAGTGGGCTTGGGGTTAAGCCCTTTATACGCTGCCGGGTTATGCCTAATCGCTAATACTGCTCCTGTGGCCTTTGGTGCAGTGGGTATCCCTATAAGCGCGATGGCGAGCGCGGTAGGGGTGCCGGCGATTTTAATTTCAGCCATGACGGGTAAAATCCTTTTTTTTGTGAGCTTGTTAGTGCCGTTTTTCATCGTGTTTTTAATGGATGGCTTTAAGGGGATTAAAGAGACTTTTCCGGCCGTTTTTATCGCGGCTTTTTCTTTCGCTGGCGCGCAATTTTTAAGCTCTAATTATTTAGGGCCAGAATTGCCCGGCATTATCTCAGCCCTTGTCTCACTCGTTGCAACAGCGCTCTTTTTGAAATTTTGGCAGCCTAAAGCGATTTTTAGAAGCGACGGCAAAGCGGTCTCATTCACTAAAACTAACCATCATATCTGTAAAATCTATGTCGCTTGGTCTCCTTTTGTGATTTTGGTTTTAGTGATTGTGTTATGGATACAGCCTTTTTTTAAAGCCTTGTTTGAAAAAGACGGCTTGTTAGCTTTTTCTAATTTTTATTTTGAGTTCAATAACATCAGTAACCACATCTTTAAAAGCCCGCCCTTTGTAGAAGCCAATCAAAGCGTGAGTTT contains:
- a CDS encoding L-lactate permease; the encoded protein is MLEFHQVYDPLGNIWLSALVALLPILLFFLSLMVFKLKGYTAAFLSVALSAIIAVLVYKMPVSMVGSSFLYGFLYGLWPIAWIIIAAIFLYKLSVKSGYFEILKESVQSITLDHRILVILIGFCFGSFLEGAIGFGGPIAITAAILVGLGLSPLYAAGLCLIANTAPVAFGAVGIPISAMASAVGVPAILISAMTGKILFFVSLLVPFFIVFLMDGFKGIKETFPAVFIAAFSFAGAQFLSSNYLGPELPGIISALVSLVATALFLKFWQPKAIFRSDGKAVSFTKTNHHICKIYVAWSPFVILVLVIVLWIQPFFKALFEKDGLLAFSNFYFEFNNISNHIFKSPPFVEANQSVSFPVVFKLLLINTVGTSIFLAALVSMLVLRVRVSDALSVFGETLKEMRYPILTIGLVLSFAYVSNYSGISSTLALALTHTGLAFTFFSPLIGWVGVFLTGSDTSSNLLFGSLQQLTAQRLHLPEVLTLTANTVGGTLGKMISPQSIAIACAAVGLAGKESDLFKFTVKYSLIFVAIMGVVISAIAYLIPEVVPAIK